The genomic interval GAACAGCTTAGCCACGATCGCGTTATCGCGAGTACGGGCAAATGCCAGGCGACGATTAGCAACGCTATCAGTCTTGGCAAGGGTGATCAGCGGTTCAACTACACGACGCAGCTCTTTTGCCTTAGGCAGAGTCGTCTTGATGATCTCATGACGAACCAGGGAGCTGGCCATGTTGCGGAACATAGCCTGACGATGGCTGCTGTTCCGGTTCAGTTGACGACCACTCAAACGATGGCGCATGACCTTATCCTTCTAACTAAATCTGTGAAACCCGTAATCTGGATTACTCGTCAGCGATGCTGGCGGGCGGCCAGTTCTCAAGGCGCATGCCAAGAGACAGACCACGGGAGGCCAACACGTCCTTGATCTCAGTCAGGGACTTCTTACCGAGGTTAGGAGTTTTAAGCAACTCAACTTCGGTACGCTGTACCAGATCACCAATATAGTGGATAGCTTCTGCCTTCAGACAGTTCGCTGAACGAACTGTCAGCTCCAAATCATCGACAGGACGCAGCAGAATCGGATCAAACTCGGGTTTCTCTTCTTTCTTCTCGGGCACGCTGACATCGCGCAGATCCACGAAGGCTTCCAGCTGTTCGGCCAAAATAGTGGCAGAACGGCGAATGGCTTCTTCCGGATCCAGAGTACCATTGGTCTCCATGTCGATAACCAGCTTGTCCAAGTCGGTGCGCTGTTCCACACGTGCCGCCTCAACATTGTAGGCGATGCGAACGATGGGGCTGAACGCGGAGTCCAGCAGCAGGCGACCAATAGGACGCTCTTCATCATCGTTGTGAACACGAGCAGAAGCAGGCACATAACCACGACCGCGCTGAACTTTCAGACGCATGCTGATCTCAGCATTGGCCCCTGTCAGGTGGCAGATTACGTGCTCCGGGTTTACGATCTCGACTTCATCACCGTGAGTGATATCACCAGCGGTAACGGGGCCTGTTCCAGACTTGGTCAGGGACAGAGTTACCTCGTCCTTGCCTTCCAGCTTCACAGCGATACCTTTCAGGTTGAGCAGGATTTCAAGAATGTCTTCCTGTACACCTTCTTTGCTGCTGTACTCGTGCAGTACTCCATCGATCTCGACTTCAGTAACTGCACAACCGGGCATAGATGACAGCAAAATACGACGCAGGGCATTACCCAGCGTGTGACCAAAGCCACGCTCAAGCGGCTCGAGAGTCACTTTCGCGTGAGTCGGGCTAACTTGCTCGATGTCAACTAGCCGCGGTTTAAGAAAATCTGTTACAGAACCCAGCATTGTGTCCTCTCTTTAGAAGCTAGCTTTACTTGGAGTAAAGCTCGACGATCAGCTGTTCGTTAATGTCGGCAGACAGGTCGGAACGCTCTGGCAGGCGCTTGAAGGCACCTTCCATCTTAGCAGCGTCAACCTCTACCCAAGTCGGCTTCTCGCGCTGACCAGCAACTTCCAGGGAAGCTTTGATACGCGCTTGCTTCTTAGCCTTCTCGCGAACGCAGATCACGTCCTCAGGGGATACCTGGAAAGAAGGAACATTCACAACGCGGCCGTTTACCATGATGGCTTTGTGGCTCACCAGCTGACGAGACTCAGCACGAGTGGCGCCGAAGCCCATACGGTAGACGACGTTGTCCAGACGACCTTCCAGCAGCTGCAACAGGTTTTCACCGGTGTTACCCTTTTGACGGGCAGCGTCGCGGTAGTAGTTGCGGAACTGTTTTTCCAATACGCCGTAAATACGACGTACTTTTTGTTTCTCGCGCAGTTGCACGCCATAGTCGGACAGACGCGCTTTACGCGCACCGTGTTGACCAGGAACGGTGTCAATCTTGCACTTAGAATCAATCGCACGAACACCAGACTTCAGGAAGAGGTCGGTGCCCTCACGACGGCTAAGCTTAAGCTTAGGACCGATATATCTTGCCATCTTCTTTCTCCAACAATCCTAGACCAAGTAGCTACAGCGTTATACGCGGCGCTTCTTGGGAGGACGACAACCGTTGTGCGGGATCGGAGTCACATCAGTAATATTAGTGATGC from Aeromonas rivipollensis carries:
- the rplQ gene encoding 50S ribosomal protein L17, with the translated sequence MRHRLSGRQLNRNSSHRQAMFRNMASSLVRHEIIKTTLPKAKELRRVVEPLITLAKTDSVANRRLAFARTRDNAIVAKLFNELGPRYLERAGGYTRILKCGFRAGDNAPMAYIELVDRPAAAEAAAE
- a CDS encoding DNA-directed RNA polymerase subunit alpha is translated as MLGSVTDFLKPRLVDIEQVSPTHAKVTLEPLERGFGHTLGNALRRILLSSMPGCAVTEVEIDGVLHEYSSKEGVQEDILEILLNLKGIAVKLEGKDEVTLSLTKSGTGPVTAGDITHGDEVEIVNPEHVICHLTGANAEISMRLKVQRGRGYVPASARVHNDDEERPIGRLLLDSAFSPIVRIAYNVEAARVEQRTDLDKLVIDMETNGTLDPEEAIRRSATILAEQLEAFVDLRDVSVPEKKEEKPEFDPILLRPVDDLELTVRSANCLKAEAIHYIGDLVQRTEVELLKTPNLGKKSLTEIKDVLASRGLSLGMRLENWPPASIADE
- the rpsD gene encoding 30S ribosomal protein S4, whose protein sequence is MARYIGPKLKLSRREGTDLFLKSGVRAIDSKCKIDTVPGQHGARKARLSDYGVQLREKQKVRRIYGVLEKQFRNYYRDAARQKGNTGENLLQLLEGRLDNVVYRMGFGATRAESRQLVSHKAIMVNGRVVNVPSFQVSPEDVICVREKAKKQARIKASLEVAGQREKPTWVEVDAAKMEGAFKRLPERSDLSADINEQLIVELYSK